A single window of Planctomycetia bacterium DNA harbors:
- a CDS encoding rhomboid family intramembrane serine protease: MGYQDRGYYRSSSAFAPDWSAVSIVIGLNVAIWLLNFIGTAGLLPVRFSLNDVCALRSDLPQHLLTHFWQLLTYGFLHDGPSLVHPHPSSPMHLLFNMLTLWFFGREAEAILGRAEFLRFYCLSIVFAGIAWVVAARLGGQGGSLVGASGGVMAVLALFIWYHPHETLLLWGVLPVPAWALGVLYLVFDLQGAASGGDRVAHTAHLAGATFGLLYAWRGWSLEGLGRLPEWPFRLRPRMRVVRPDGDDHDATADRAATSDEVDRILAKISRSGEASLTPEERQTLTDVSRRLRERSR, encoded by the coding sequence ATGGGATACCAAGACCGCGGCTACTACCGATCGTCGTCGGCCTTCGCGCCGGACTGGTCGGCGGTGAGCATCGTCATCGGGCTGAACGTCGCGATCTGGCTGCTGAACTTCATCGGCACGGCGGGCCTGCTGCCGGTCCGGTTCTCCCTCAACGACGTCTGTGCCCTGCGGTCGGATCTGCCGCAGCACCTGCTCACGCACTTCTGGCAGTTGCTCACCTACGGCTTCCTGCACGACGGGCCGAGCCTCGTGCATCCGCACCCCAGCAGCCCGATGCACCTGCTGTTCAACATGCTCACACTCTGGTTCTTCGGCCGCGAGGCGGAGGCGATCCTCGGCCGGGCCGAGTTCCTCCGCTTCTACTGCCTGTCGATCGTGTTCGCGGGCATCGCCTGGGTCGTGGCGGCGCGGCTGGGGGGCCAGGGGGGCAGCCTCGTCGGCGCCAGCGGGGGAGTGATGGCGGTCCTCGCCCTGTTCATCTGGTATCACCCGCACGAGACGCTGCTGCTGTGGGGTGTGCTGCCGGTGCCGGCCTGGGCACTGGGGGTCCTGTACCTCGTCTTCGACCTGCAGGGCGCGGCCTCCGGCGGCGACAGGGTCGCCCACACGGCCCACCTCGCCGGCGCGACGTTCGGCCTGCTCTACGCCTGGCGCGGCTGGAGCCTCGAGGGCCTCGGCCGGCTGCCGGAATGGCCCTTCCGGCTGCGGCCGCGCATGCGGGTCGTGCGTCCTGACGGCGACGACCATGACGCGACCGCCGACCGCGCGGCGACCAGCGATGAGGTCGACCGGATCCTCGCCAAGATCAGCCGCAGCGGCGAGGCGAGTCTGACCCCCGAGGAGCGGCAGACGCTCACGGACGTCAGCCGCCGGCTGCGCGAGCGGTCGCGGTAG